CTAAGTGTAGGAGTTAAAAGGGCTTGGGAGATGAGAGCAAAACGAGTTTGGGTACATACTTGCAGTTTAGATAGCCCTCATGCACTAGCAAACTACCAAGCACGAGGCTTCCAAATATATCAGCAAAAGGTGCATAGTCAAGAACTACCCGATAAACCAATTGGCCCTTGGCTCGGTGCTGATAGTTAAATATTCTACGTAAATTCATGATCGCTACTCAGTGTTGCGCGGTAATAGGAAAAACACACGCAATTAGGGATCTTCTATATATATAGCTTCAGGGGATATAGTGGAGATACGCGAGATTATAGAAAGCTATGCTAAACAGTTTTTCCAGTAAAATCGTCATTGGTAGCCACTAGCACTAAGAAAAACTACATAATTTTTGATAAAAACTCGACAAGACCTGGCAGTAGCTTTATGATGAATTTAACAACTTGATGTTTGGCAAGTCGAAGTGAGGGCGAAAACCCTAGGGTATCTGCCAAAATCGCCAGAACCTTGATAAGTAAATAATTCCAGCGTTTCAAAAATTTGGGGAAATGCAAATAATTTGCAATAAGGTAGGCTGAAAATGATTAAAATTTTCGATCTGTCAAACCTCTTCCCAGAAAGCTTGCTCTGGTTGAGTTTCAATACCGAGCAGTTTCCACGAATTATTACCCCGCAAGGGGATTGAAACATTTAACTTTTGATATTTCAACAGCGATCGCTTTGGTTTCCACGAATTATTACCCCGCAAGGGGATTGAAACATTCCTCTGGTTTTGAGTTGGGCGATCGCCTGGTGGTAGCGTTTCCACGAATTATTACCCCGCAAGGGGATTGAAACATTGAACTGATTCAAGTATCATTTTATTTTGCAACTTTGGTTTCCACGAATTATTACCCCGCAAGGGGATTGAAACTTGATAATTCGTTCAGCAACACCACCAGGTTTAGTAAGTTTCCACGAATTATTACCCCGCAAGGGGATTGAAACTAATACGTCTGACGTTTAAAAGTCACTTTTATTTGGTTTCCACGAATTATTACCCCGCAAGGGGATTGAAACGTGTTGTCAACGGCGGTCTGGACGTCCGCAGGGACTGTCCCGTTAGTTTCCACGAATTATTACCCCGCAAGGGGATTGAAACGCGATCGCCTAAAAGTTACCTATTTTTTCGGTAGAAGTTTCCACGAATTATTACCCCGCAAGGGGATTGAAACCTAAACATCCCCTCGGAGACATCTTTCATTACCTGGAGGGTTTCCACGAATTATTACCCCGCAAGGGGATTGAAATACACACTAGGCGATCGCTGATGCCGCAATGATTGAAAATCATAGTTCCCACGGGGTAATTAGCCGGACATCATCATAATTTGTTTTACCAAATATAGGGTAATAGTTTATACCTAACTTTTTCTGTATAGGTATCATAGCCTTTTAGTTCTTGCTTCAAAAATTGCTCCTCAAATTGAATCCGTATAACCAGCGTCATAATTGGAACGATCGCTAGCAGAGCCGCCGCGTAGGATTCTAACCATAGGGACATACCAACCATCGTCAAAACTGCTCCTGCATACATGGGATGCCGCACAACGCTGTAAACTCCTGTATCAATCACCCTTTGTTGTCGGTCTGCCTGATGTTTTACCGCAGTTGCCGCAAAGGTATTTACTTTAAAGGATAGGGAGATAATCAACCAACCAATGATAAACATGAGCAATCCTAGTACTGAAGCGAACGCACTCGGTTCAGCAAACAAATGAAGTCGGAACACATCCAGGGGAATGAAAGCAATTAAACCTAGGAATGTCAGGATCAGTAGGTTGGCAAGAATTTTGTCAGCTAGGGGTTGTTCTTCTTGAATGGGTGGTTTGAGGCGTTCCTTTAATAATTCGTCATCTTCTCGGAAAACACCAATCATCGTTGCCAAAGTGCCAATAACGACAACACCGAGCAATACCCAAGCACGCCACCAATTCAACGTCCAGGCTGGCAAGAATAGTAAACCGCCAAAGATAATGATATTCCACATGAGCGCGCTCAAAATCTTGAAAATAAACATAATTGCTTCACTTATATGTATTTATGTCGCTAAATCAGTGAAATTATTTTGCGCATTTGAGGACATCGGTTTTGGATTCATC
The genomic region above belongs to Calothrix sp. NIES-2098 and contains:
- a CDS encoding putative protein-S-isoprenylcysteine methyltransferase yields the protein MWNIIIFGGLLFLPAWTLNWWRAWVLLGVVVIGTLATMIGVFREDDELLKERLKPPIQEEQPLADKILANLLILTFLGLIAFIPLDVFRLHLFAEPSAFASVLGLLMFIIGWLIISLSFKVNTFAATAVKHQADRQQRVIDTGVYSVVRHPMYAGAVLTMVGMSLWLESYAAALLAIVPIMTLVIRIQFEEQFLKQELKGYDTYTEKVRYKLLPYIW